One window from the genome of Diabrotica virgifera virgifera chromosome 6, PGI_DIABVI_V3a encodes:
- the LOC126887385 gene encoding uncharacterized protein LOC126887385, with protein MIFPRVNFKHHMLNGAPAATLGLVNPSGWMNSELFADVMRHFIQHSNSSKTDPTLLILDNHESHFSIETLNLAKDNGVTMLTLPPHCSNKLQPLDVAVHAPFKTYYNSAMDSWMMRNPGRPITIFQIAECVTMTPSNRKAGFKKCGIVPFNQHTFDESDFLISNVTDRNEISEEGDTNGKECQPTCSKNFTNKEPGFHGNEETDEKSQLFRSQEQLFGYPKAGPRKILK; from the coding sequence ATGATCTTCCCAAGAGTAAATTTTAAGCATCATATGTTAAACGGAGCACCGGCTGCTACATTAGGACTTGTAAATCCCTCAGGATGGATGAACTCTGAATTATTTGCAGATGTTATGCGTCATTTTATACAACACTCCAACAGTTCCAAAACAGATCCAACATTACTGATCTTGGATAATCATGAAAGCCACTTCTCCATTGAGACACTAAATTTAGCAAAAGACAACGGAGTTACCATGCTCACTTTACCGCCACATTGTTCCAACAAATTGCAGCCATTGGATGTGGCTGTTCATGCTCCATTTAAAACATACTATAACAGTGCTATGGACTCATGGATGATGAGGAATCCTGGAAGGCCAATAACAATTTTTCAAATCGCGGAATGTGTCACTATGACACCCAGTAACAGAAAGGCAGGTTTCAAAAAATGCGGAATAGTACCTTTTAATCAACACACCTTCGATGAGAGTGACTTTTTGATTAGTAACGTAACTGATAGGAATGAAATATCAGAGGAGGGTGATACAAATGGTAAAGAATGCCAGCCAACCTGCAGcaaaaattttacaaataaagAACCTGGTTTTCATGGCAATGAAGAAACTGACGAGAAAAGTCAACTTTTCAGAAGTCAAGAACAGTTATTTGGTTATCCCAAAGCAGGACCCCGAAAAATCTTAAAATGA